In Ctenopharyngodon idella isolate HZGC_01 chromosome 1, HZGC01, whole genome shotgun sequence, a single genomic region encodes these proteins:
- the LOC127503480 gene encoding NACHT, LRR and PYD domains-containing protein 3-like isoform X1: MSSPSAGSSGNASGDETKTSDPRISRRKRQRSESPEPSAVSLKSYRSMEPPLQLSDEPVSSDPLISRRKRSESPEPSAVSLKSYRSMEPPLQLSDEPVSSDPLRREIYELRSVPSSISHYQTHIRQNKNEAVLQTHTLETEDLQRIKDQHKISMKNKYERLFEGTKLQENETLLNRIYTQLYIIEGEREGVNEEHEVLQMEKTARTQHSQDTPIDYNDIFKASPEPGCEEKDQIKTVLTKGIAGIGKSVSVQKFILDWAEGKANQDVDFMFVLPFRELNLIRDHRYSLHRLLLDFHPELQDLDSKIYEESKVVFIFDGLDESRMTLMFSDAQKVSDVTETSSVGVLLSNLTKGELLPSALIWITSRPAAANQIPSKYINRLTEIQGFNEPQKEEYFRKRIGDEHQASRIFSHIRRARSLHIMCHIPIFCWISSTVLQKLLKEDLSAEIPQTLTEMYIHFLLIQINIRNQKYEERDPEKLLQSNREVIVKLAEVAFKQLMKGNVMFYEEDLRESGIDVTDASVYSGICTEIFKEESVIHQRKIYSFIHLSVQEFLAAFYAFYHYIIKNVDTLQFSDVMHNLHKDAVDKALESKNGHLDLFLRFLLGVSLESNHRLLKDLLTHTENSSESIRRTTQYIKEKIKDGHGLSTERSINLFLCLLEVKDQTLSREIKEFVKSDKHSEKKLSRAHCSTIAYMLQMSEEVLDELDLKKYNTSDEGRRRLIPAVINCRKALLADCNLTGRHCEIVSSALQSSNSVLRELDLSNNDLQDSGVKLLSDGLKSLSCQLEILRLSGCMVTEEGCGYLSSALSSNPSHLRELDLSYNHPGQSGVQLRNDKLKDPNFSLQILNLDHADPVRITPGLRKYACDLTLDPNTAHTQLILSDENRRAKHIKDPQSCPDHPERFEHHEQVLCRESLNERCYWEAEWTGWAYIAVTYKGINRKGGSDSWFGYNDKSWSLYCTENRYSAWHNNKKTDIPAPSPQSNRVGVYLDWSAGSLSYYSVSDTHTLTHIHTFNTKFTEPLYAGFRVFESSLSLCQIKQSTLSRGVSTDSAGSAAALGPCSREVRSTCKRAPDDEVTLQDTGDTHISNEMR, translated from the exons aatCAGCAGGAGGAAGAGACAGAGATCAGAGTCTCCAGAACCCAGCGCTGTGTCTCTAAAGAGTTACAGATCCATGGAACCACCCCTTCAATTAAGTGATGAACCAGTGTCTTCTGATCCTCT aatCAGCAGGAGGAAGAGATCAGAGTCTCCAGAACCCAGCGCTGTGTCTCTAAAGAGTTACAGATCCATGGAACCACCCCTTCAATTAAGTGATGAACCAGTGTCTTCTGATCCTCT CAGGAGGGAGATATATGAGCTGAGATCTGTGCCATCCTCTATATCCCACTATCAGACTCACATcaggcaaaacaaaaatgaagcagtcctgcagacacacacactggagACTGAAGACCTGCAGAGAATCAAAGAccagcacaaaatcagcatgaAGAACAAGTATGAGAGATTATTTGAGGGAACCAAACTCCAAGAGAatgaaaccctcctgaacagGATCTACACCCAGCTCTACAtcatagagggagagagagaaggagtgaatgaagaacatgaggttttacagatggagaaaacaGCCAGAACACAACACTCACAAGACACTCCAATTGACTATAATGACATCTTTAAAGCCTCACCTGAACCAGGATGTGAGGAGAAAGACCAAATCAAGACTGTTCTTACTAAAGGCATCGCTGGAATTGGAAAAAgcgtctctgtgcagaagttcattctGGACTGGGCCGAGGGAAAAGCCAATCAGGATGTAGATTTCATGTTTGTGCTTCCATTTCGAGAGCTGAACTTGATCCGAGATCATCGGTACAGTCTTCACAGACTTCTGCTGGACTTTCATCCTGAACTTCAAGATTTGGACTCAAAGATTTATGAGGAGAgtaaagttgtgttcatctttgatggtctggatgaaagCAGAATGACACTGATGTTTTCAGATGCTCAGAAAGTTTCTGATGTGACTGAGACTTCATCAGTGGGTGTGTTGTTGTCAAACCTCACGAAAGGAGagctgcttccctctgctctcatctggatcacctccagaccagcagcagccaatcagatccccTCCAAATACATCAACCGTCTGACAGAAATTCAGGGATTCAATGAGCCTCAGAAGGAGGAAtatttcaggaagagaatcGGTGATGAGCATCAAGCCAGCAGAATCTTCTCACACATCAGAAGAGCAAGAAGCCTtcacatcatgtgccacatacccatcttctgctggatctcatccACTGTGCTTCAAAAGCTCCTGAAAGAAGATCTGAGTGCAGAAATCCCTCAAACTCTGACTGAAATGTATATCCACTTCTTGCTGATTCAGATCAACATAAGGAATCAGAAGTATGAAGAGAGAGATCCAGAGAAACTGCTGCAGTCCAACAGAGAAGTGATTGTGAAACTTGCTGAAGTGGCtttcaaacagctgatgaaGGGCAATGTGATGTTCTATGAGGAGGACCTGAGAGAGAGCGGCATAGATGTCACTGACGCCTCAGTGTATTCTGGGATTTGCACTGAGATCTTTAAGGAGGAATCTGTGATTCATCAGAGGAAAATCTACAGCTTCATTCATCTGAGCGTGCAGGAGTTTCTCGCTGCTTTCTATGCATTTTATCATTATATAatcaaaaatgttgacacaTTGCAGTTTTCTGATGTGATGCATAATCTGCATAAGGATGCAGTAGATAAAGCCCTTGAAAGTAAGAATGGACACCTGGATCTGTTCCTGCGGTTCCTGCTGGGCGTCTCACTGGAGTCCAATCACAGACTCTTAAAAGAtctactgacacacacagagaacagctcAGAGAGCATCAGGAGAACCACACAGTACATTAAAGAGAAGATCAAAGATGGACATGGACTCTCCACTGAAAGATCAATCAATCTGTTCCTCTGTCTGCTGGAAGTCAAAGATCAGACTCTGTCCAGAGAGATTAAGGAGTTTGTGAAATCAGACAAACACTCAGAGAAGAAACTCTCTCGTGCTCACTGCTCAACAATTGCCTACATGCTTCAGATGTCAGAGGAGGTGCTGGATGAGCTGGATCTCAAGAAATACAACACATCAGATGAGGGGAGAAGAAGACTGATACCAGCCGTGATCAACTGTAGGAAAGCCCT TCTTGCTGACTGTAATCTCACTGGTCGACATTGTGAAATTGTGTCATCAGCTCTACAATCCTCAAACTctgtcctgagagagctggacctgagtaacaatgacctgcaAGATTCAGGAGTAAAGCTactttctgatggactgaagagtcTAAGCTGTCAGCTGGAGATACTGAG GTTGTCTGGCTGTatggtgacagaggaaggctgtggttatctgtcttcagctctgagttcaaacccctcacacctgagagagctggatctgagctacaatcacccaGGACAATCAGGAGTCCAGCTGCGCAATGACAAATTGAAGGATCCAAACTTCTCACTGCAGATTCTCAA TTTGGATCATGCAGACCCTGTTCGAATCACACCAGGACTGAGAAAAT ATGCCTGTGATCTCacactggatccaaacacagcaCACACTCAACTCATCCTGTCAGATGAAAACAGAAGGGCGAAACACATCAAAGATCCACAGTCATgtcctgatcatccagagagatttgagCACCATGAGCAGGTTTTGTGTCGAGAGAGTCTGAATgaacgctgttactgggaggctGAATGGACTGGATGGGCTTATATAGCAGTGACATATAAAGGAATCAACAGGAAAGGAGGCAGTGACTCTTGGTTTGGATACAATGACAAATCCTGGAGTCTGTACTGCACTGAAAACAGATATTCTGCCTggcacaataataaaaaaactgacATACCAGCCCCTTCACCGCAATCTAATAGAGTAGGAGTGTATCTGGACTGGTCAGCCGGCTCTCTGTCGTACTACAGtgtctctgacacacacacactcacacacatacacacatttaacaCCAAATTCACTGAACCCCTCTATGCTGGATTCAGGGTGTTTGAATCCTCATTGTCTCTGTGTCAGATTAAACAATCTACTTTGAGCAGGGGTGTAAGTACAGACAGTGCAGGCAGTGCAGCCGCACTGGGCCCGTGCAGCAGGGAGGTCCGCAGCACATGCAAGCGGGCCCCTGATGACGAAGTGACTCTGCAGGATACTGGGGATACTcacatttcaaatgaaatgcGCTAG
- the LOC127503480 gene encoding NACHT, LRR and PYD domains-containing protein 3-like isoform X2, with protein MSSPSAGSSGNASGDETKTSDPRISRRKRQRSESPEPSAVSLKSYRSMEPPLQLSDEPVSSDPLRREIYELRSVPSSISHYQTHIRQNKNEAVLQTHTLETEDLQRIKDQHKISMKNKYERLFEGTKLQENETLLNRIYTQLYIIEGEREGVNEEHEVLQMEKTARTQHSQDTPIDYNDIFKASPEPGCEEKDQIKTVLTKGIAGIGKSVSVQKFILDWAEGKANQDVDFMFVLPFRELNLIRDHRYSLHRLLLDFHPELQDLDSKIYEESKVVFIFDGLDESRMTLMFSDAQKVSDVTETSSVGVLLSNLTKGELLPSALIWITSRPAAANQIPSKYINRLTEIQGFNEPQKEEYFRKRIGDEHQASRIFSHIRRARSLHIMCHIPIFCWISSTVLQKLLKEDLSAEIPQTLTEMYIHFLLIQINIRNQKYEERDPEKLLQSNREVIVKLAEVAFKQLMKGNVMFYEEDLRESGIDVTDASVYSGICTEIFKEESVIHQRKIYSFIHLSVQEFLAAFYAFYHYIIKNVDTLQFSDVMHNLHKDAVDKALESKNGHLDLFLRFLLGVSLESNHRLLKDLLTHTENSSESIRRTTQYIKEKIKDGHGLSTERSINLFLCLLEVKDQTLSREIKEFVKSDKHSEKKLSRAHCSTIAYMLQMSEEVLDELDLKKYNTSDEGRRRLIPAVINCRKALLADCNLTGRHCEIVSSALQSSNSVLRELDLSNNDLQDSGVKLLSDGLKSLSCQLEILRLSGCMVTEEGCGYLSSALSSNPSHLRELDLSYNHPGQSGVQLRNDKLKDPNFSLQILNLDHADPVRITPGLRKYACDLTLDPNTAHTQLILSDENRRAKHIKDPQSCPDHPERFEHHEQVLCRESLNERCYWEAEWTGWAYIAVTYKGINRKGGSDSWFGYNDKSWSLYCTENRYSAWHNNKKTDIPAPSPQSNRVGVYLDWSAGSLSYYSVSDTHTLTHIHTFNTKFTEPLYAGFRVFESSLSLCQIKQSTLSRGVSTDSAGSAAALGPCSREVRSTCKRAPDDEVTLQDTGDTHISNEMR; from the exons aatCAGCAGGAGGAAGAGACAGAGATCAGAGTCTCCAGAACCCAGCGCTGTGTCTCTAAAGAGTTACAGATCCATGGAACCACCCCTTCAATTAAGTGATGAACCAGTGTCTTCTGATCCTCT CAGGAGGGAGATATATGAGCTGAGATCTGTGCCATCCTCTATATCCCACTATCAGACTCACATcaggcaaaacaaaaatgaagcagtcctgcagacacacacactggagACTGAAGACCTGCAGAGAATCAAAGAccagcacaaaatcagcatgaAGAACAAGTATGAGAGATTATTTGAGGGAACCAAACTCCAAGAGAatgaaaccctcctgaacagGATCTACACCCAGCTCTACAtcatagagggagagagagaaggagtgaatgaagaacatgaggttttacagatggagaaaacaGCCAGAACACAACACTCACAAGACACTCCAATTGACTATAATGACATCTTTAAAGCCTCACCTGAACCAGGATGTGAGGAGAAAGACCAAATCAAGACTGTTCTTACTAAAGGCATCGCTGGAATTGGAAAAAgcgtctctgtgcagaagttcattctGGACTGGGCCGAGGGAAAAGCCAATCAGGATGTAGATTTCATGTTTGTGCTTCCATTTCGAGAGCTGAACTTGATCCGAGATCATCGGTACAGTCTTCACAGACTTCTGCTGGACTTTCATCCTGAACTTCAAGATTTGGACTCAAAGATTTATGAGGAGAgtaaagttgtgttcatctttgatggtctggatgaaagCAGAATGACACTGATGTTTTCAGATGCTCAGAAAGTTTCTGATGTGACTGAGACTTCATCAGTGGGTGTGTTGTTGTCAAACCTCACGAAAGGAGagctgcttccctctgctctcatctggatcacctccagaccagcagcagccaatcagatccccTCCAAATACATCAACCGTCTGACAGAAATTCAGGGATTCAATGAGCCTCAGAAGGAGGAAtatttcaggaagagaatcGGTGATGAGCATCAAGCCAGCAGAATCTTCTCACACATCAGAAGAGCAAGAAGCCTtcacatcatgtgccacatacccatcttctgctggatctcatccACTGTGCTTCAAAAGCTCCTGAAAGAAGATCTGAGTGCAGAAATCCCTCAAACTCTGACTGAAATGTATATCCACTTCTTGCTGATTCAGATCAACATAAGGAATCAGAAGTATGAAGAGAGAGATCCAGAGAAACTGCTGCAGTCCAACAGAGAAGTGATTGTGAAACTTGCTGAAGTGGCtttcaaacagctgatgaaGGGCAATGTGATGTTCTATGAGGAGGACCTGAGAGAGAGCGGCATAGATGTCACTGACGCCTCAGTGTATTCTGGGATTTGCACTGAGATCTTTAAGGAGGAATCTGTGATTCATCAGAGGAAAATCTACAGCTTCATTCATCTGAGCGTGCAGGAGTTTCTCGCTGCTTTCTATGCATTTTATCATTATATAatcaaaaatgttgacacaTTGCAGTTTTCTGATGTGATGCATAATCTGCATAAGGATGCAGTAGATAAAGCCCTTGAAAGTAAGAATGGACACCTGGATCTGTTCCTGCGGTTCCTGCTGGGCGTCTCACTGGAGTCCAATCACAGACTCTTAAAAGAtctactgacacacacagagaacagctcAGAGAGCATCAGGAGAACCACACAGTACATTAAAGAGAAGATCAAAGATGGACATGGACTCTCCACTGAAAGATCAATCAATCTGTTCCTCTGTCTGCTGGAAGTCAAAGATCAGACTCTGTCCAGAGAGATTAAGGAGTTTGTGAAATCAGACAAACACTCAGAGAAGAAACTCTCTCGTGCTCACTGCTCAACAATTGCCTACATGCTTCAGATGTCAGAGGAGGTGCTGGATGAGCTGGATCTCAAGAAATACAACACATCAGATGAGGGGAGAAGAAGACTGATACCAGCCGTGATCAACTGTAGGAAAGCCCT TCTTGCTGACTGTAATCTCACTGGTCGACATTGTGAAATTGTGTCATCAGCTCTACAATCCTCAAACTctgtcctgagagagctggacctgagtaacaatgacctgcaAGATTCAGGAGTAAAGCTactttctgatggactgaagagtcTAAGCTGTCAGCTGGAGATACTGAG GTTGTCTGGCTGTatggtgacagaggaaggctgtggttatctgtcttcagctctgagttcaaacccctcacacctgagagagctggatctgagctacaatcacccaGGACAATCAGGAGTCCAGCTGCGCAATGACAAATTGAAGGATCCAAACTTCTCACTGCAGATTCTCAA TTTGGATCATGCAGACCCTGTTCGAATCACACCAGGACTGAGAAAAT ATGCCTGTGATCTCacactggatccaaacacagcaCACACTCAACTCATCCTGTCAGATGAAAACAGAAGGGCGAAACACATCAAAGATCCACAGTCATgtcctgatcatccagagagatttgagCACCATGAGCAGGTTTTGTGTCGAGAGAGTCTGAATgaacgctgttactgggaggctGAATGGACTGGATGGGCTTATATAGCAGTGACATATAAAGGAATCAACAGGAAAGGAGGCAGTGACTCTTGGTTTGGATACAATGACAAATCCTGGAGTCTGTACTGCACTGAAAACAGATATTCTGCCTggcacaataataaaaaaactgacATACCAGCCCCTTCACCGCAATCTAATAGAGTAGGAGTGTATCTGGACTGGTCAGCCGGCTCTCTGTCGTACTACAGtgtctctgacacacacacactcacacacatacacacatttaacaCCAAATTCACTGAACCCCTCTATGCTGGATTCAGGGTGTTTGAATCCTCATTGTCTCTGTGTCAGATTAAACAATCTACTTTGAGCAGGGGTGTAAGTACAGACAGTGCAGGCAGTGCAGCCGCACTGGGCCCGTGCAGCAGGGAGGTCCGCAGCACATGCAAGCGGGCCCCTGATGACGAAGTGACTCTGCAGGATACTGGGGATACTcacatttcaaatgaaatgcGCTAG